GGCGACTCGCGCCGCCAGGGCCGCATCAGCGTCTTCGGCGGCATTACGGTACGGATCCCCCATGTCGATCCGTACCTTCTGGTTTTCATCCTGCACCCACCAGGCATAGCGCGCACCGGGCTGGCCCTCGACATCCTCGAAGTACACCTTAACCGCGCGGGCATCTCCTGCCGCTTTCCGGATCGTCACCACGTCGGTACCCGTCAACGCCTCCGAGGGGTCCAGCGTATCAACAGCGCCACTGACCAGCCAGCCCTTGCTCATATTCATTTTCTGAGCCGGACTGTAGCTGTCCCAACTGCGTTGGGCAGAAGTCCCAAGAACCGGATCATAGGTACTCTCATCACCGTCGTCGCTCAACGGATTGGTTGACCACACTCCGACCCAGTCCGGCTCATCAATAGACGTATCGCCGGGGCCGGTCATAAAGATTCCTGCCTTGGCGGTAATGCGCCGATCCGGCCCGGCCAGACTCTGCAGGCGTCCGATCGCCACCTGCATGCCGAGCATGGCATTCTGGCGGGCAACGGCCTGGTCCAGGGCAATCCTCACCGAGGAACTCTCGACCATGACCAACCCGCTGAAGGCCATAATCAGGATAAAGACAAAACCCATTAAAACCATGGAAATAATGAGTGCAAACCCACGTCGGCATGGCCGGACTCCGCGAAACACTCGCCGGGGGGAAAGGATCATCTGGGGGGGCATAGACGACAAGAATAGAGGTTGTTTTCAAAGTAGAACGGCTACCCGTCTAGATGCTTTTCTTTGCGTTCTCAACATATAAAACATATCAATATTGATTTTTTTCAAGATAAAAGCATCCCAAACCTCTGCCAGAAACAGGCAAATACCCCGTACACCCCTCGTTGACGCAGAAAAACACCGCTAAAAAATATCCGATAAGGAATCCAACCGGGTACAAAAGGAGTGAAAGGTCGAACCAGTCCCCCTTTCATTAAATAACTCCCCAAGCCCGCCTCCGCACACTTCCTTTCCAAAAGGCAGGAAACCGGACCAGGCAACAACGAGCTGTGCAAGCCAGGAGAGGCTAACTCAAGGGCAACACCGGCAACCGGAACGTAAATCCCTTTCAATCCCGACAGGAAAAAACAGGGACGCTTGTCCCCCGCACGACCTAGAGCATGTTCGCTTTAATCTGTCGCCTGCGGTGGGGAAATGTCTTGAAGCCTCGCCAGGCGGCAGTGGGTGTAGCGGGCTGGAAGCCCGTAAGCCTGCTGCCAACGCCGCGAGCTCCAAGACAGGCCTCATCCGAAGGACTGGCTGCTTTTGAGCCCCGGCGGCAGATTAAAGCGAACATGCTCTAGTGCGAAGGAGCGCCGGTTGACTCTCCCTTGAATAAGGCAACCCGGTCCGGCTCAATCACGACCGTCTCTTCCAGCCCTTGAGTTTGAAATCTCTCAATGGCGCGCCGTACCATTTCCGAGACGGCTGGCTGCTGAAGGCTCGTAATCGATGGCACCGACTGGGAACCATGCTCGGCAGGGCCAAAGACCGCGAGGGAAACATCCTGAGGAATCCGCAACTGCGCATCAGTAATCGCCCGCGCAAGTCCCCACCCCGTAATGACAGACAGCCCCAGCATAGCGGTAGCATCGGTCCGCCCGTCGATAAAAACGTTTCTCATTGAGCTTGTCACCATCCGCTGCTCACCCCGCTCGTTCGAGGTTGAGCAATCCCACAACTGGCCACGCAGACCATGTTCATCCAGGTAACGGCGCCAGATTTTTATTCGCTCCTCATACTCGCGGTAGCCGGTTCGGCAGTGCACGCAATCGATGGTTTTGTGCCCGAGTTCCGACAAATGATCCAGCAATGGCAACATAGCCGAGGCCGAGACGTCCGAAATCATGGACAAACCCTGATCGGTCAAATCCCGAAAGAGGGTAAATATGCGGTTACGGCACTGCATCAGGCGGTTACGGAGCACCTCGGAGAAATTATCCGGGGGAATGAAGAAAATAATGTCAAAAGACTGCCCCAGCATCGACAACAGAGCCGGGTCGTCCTCATCAAGGAAGTGATGTACGCGCAACAAACCGTTACAGCAACGCACCCCTTCATAGACTCCCTCCTGCCACAGGTGTGCGGAAAGCCCTCCCGTCACCGGGCTAAGCAACAGAGCCTGAAACTTCTGCCCGGCGCATTGATACTTACGCGCGGCCATCAACTTGCCGGACTTGCTCCCGTTTCTCTCCAAATAGCCCTCGTCAACCAACTGCGCGATAGCCCGACGCACGCAGGTCAAACTCAAGCCCGATTCGGCCGAAAGCCTACGCTCCGATGGAATCGGCGTCGCCTCATAATATCCATCCTTGACGCGACGCCTCATTAAACGGACCAAGGGATCAGACTTGAACGCAGTTACCGGCATAAAACACAACTCTCCAATATCTTTTTGGTGACAGGCCCGTAATTGAGCCTATCATGATAATATTAGGAGAAGCGTAGTCGAGGGCTCCACGCCTCGCAACATAAATATCGTTTTTGCTCTTTTTTAAACGACTTCCAGCCGTTATTATTGGGTTTTCAATCCAGTGATATTCCTGAGGTTCATGCCTCGGGTACACTGTTCGATGACGTTATTGACCAGGGTAATGTCATGAAAGGCATCGATGTCCTCAATGGGTATATGGGGTGCTCGCAGCGCTTCGATGGTGATAATGCCCCAGTTTTTGTTTTCGTCGAAATTGGAACTGAATCCGCAATCGATGATGCGGTTACTAACGATCTCGACGTTCTCACAAAACAACCCTTCACGATAGCTCCCCGGCTCGTTGCACATGAAAATGGCCGGACCACTTAACCCCGTGAAGGTATTCTTGCTCAGTTCGACATCGTAAGCTTTCAGAAAGACACCGAAGCGACGTGAGTTTTTAAATGTGTTCCCCTCGATCAGAACTCCGCGATTGAAACCAGTCCCATAAAAACCGAGCGCTTCCTTGCGGGACATCAACTCCGGGAGAGGATCGGACACATCAACGATTCCCTCCTCGGGAAAGACCGATGTAATACGCGTGCGCGCAACGATCTCCCCCTTCTCACGGTCAAAGATGACCAAACCATCGCCCACCCGCAATTGCCCGGCGGATTTCCGGGGAGCAAAAGTCCGCGCATCCGCAGATAGCTGCAAACGCCTCGGCTCAAGCTGGTCGAGCAGGAAGAACGGTTTCGAGTACAGGTTGATGGCATCGTCAGAAATACCTTCCACAACATTATCGCGAATGACAATAGGGCCGCGGGCATTCTGAACATGAATAAAGTCCGCATTCCCCCCTTTGATCATTCCTCTCCCGATCTTTGCTTCGCAACCGATGAATGAGAGTCCCTCGGAGTCAACCGCGAGATAATGCCCCCCAACAGAACCGTAGGAAATAATTCTCTCAAGAAGCAGGTTGCGGCAATCCTGCGCGATCAACAGCGGGCTTCGATTCTCGCGCGCATTCAGCATAAAGACCATCCCGGGCTCAATCTTACGCAGGACATCCGGAGGGCAGGTCAACGGGATGGCAAACGTCCCGACCGCAGTTTCTTCAGGGGGCGCTTTCAGAAAAAGCACATTGGGCATCCCACGGGTAAGGCGCCCTGGTACCGTATCGTCCATGAAGTAGCCCCATAAGCCATTTTTCGTAATCCACGGTTCCACAAACGACGGCGACTCTGGATTGGCTTCCACGATGATCGTCCCACTCTGCTGCTCGACTTCGACAACCTTCCCCCAGGCAAAAGGCACAGGGTCATAGCCGACACTGAAGCCCTTCAGCGAAACATCCACGCATCCGATAAGTTTGAACAAACCAATGGTCGGAGTATTTATCCTGAGGATCGCCCCTTCCCCATTCATCGTGAATTGCTGCACATTTCTGAGCACAAAGAGGCTGCCAAATGCACCCTCCTCCGCGGCCAGGTCGTAGACTCCCGGCTCCAGAAGCACCGTAAGGCCAGGCTGGTTTCTCGCCTGGCTAAACAGGTTCTGGAAAGCGGCCGTATCATCCAGTCCGTCGTCCGGAGCTCCCCCGAAATCGGCAAGTGAGACCGTATTTTGAGCAGCACAGCATCCGCAGGCAAGACCCAGCGTGAGAAACAATCCGTGTAGGAGATTCATCGTCAAAGTATCAAGAGGTTAAGTTAAGCCAATTCAGGCAACACAGCGTTGAACTCTTCAGCATTAGTTCGCTTCCGCCCACGGGGCAAAACGCTCTCGCGATTCCGGAGGCAGGCTGCGGTACAAGTCCCTGAGCTCGCGCTGGCT
This DNA window, taken from Ruficoccus amylovorans, encodes the following:
- a CDS encoding right-handed parallel beta-helix repeat-containing protein, with product MNLLHGLFLTLGLACGCCAAQNTVSLADFGGAPDDGLDDTAAFQNLFSQARNQPGLTVLLEPGVYDLAAEEGAFGSLFVLRNVQQFTMNGEGAILRINTPTIGLFKLIGCVDVSLKGFSVGYDPVPFAWGKVVEVEQQSGTIIVEANPESPSFVEPWITKNGLWGYFMDDTVPGRLTRGMPNVLFLKAPPEETAVGTFAIPLTCPPDVLRKIEPGMVFMLNARENRSPLLIAQDCRNLLLERIISYGSVGGHYLAVDSEGLSFIGCEAKIGRGMIKGGNADFIHVQNARGPIVIRDNVVEGISDDAINLYSKPFFLLDQLEPRRLQLSADARTFAPRKSAGQLRVGDGLVIFDREKGEIVARTRITSVFPEEGIVDVSDPLPELMSRKEALGFYGTGFNRGVLIEGNTFKNSRRFGVFLKAYDVELSKNTFTGLSGPAIFMCNEPGSYREGLFCENVEIVSNRIIDCGFSSNFDENKNWGIITIEALRAPHIPIEDIDAFHDITLVNNVIEQCTRGMNLRNITGLKTQ
- a CDS encoding substrate-binding domain-containing protein, with the protein product MPVTAFKSDPLVRLMRRRVKDGYYEATPIPSERRLSAESGLSLTCVRRAIAQLVDEGYLERNGSKSGKLMAARKYQCAGQKFQALLLSPVTGGLSAHLWQEGVYEGVRCCNGLLRVHHFLDEDDPALLSMLGQSFDIIFFIPPDNFSEVLRNRLMQCRNRIFTLFRDLTDQGLSMISDVSASAMLPLLDHLSELGHKTIDCVHCRTGYREYEERIKIWRRYLDEHGLRGQLWDCSTSNERGEQRMVTSSMRNVFIDGRTDATAMLGLSVITGWGLARAITDAQLRIPQDVSLAVFGPAEHGSQSVPSITSLQQPAVSEMVRRAIERFQTQGLEETVVIEPDRVALFKGESTGAPSH